A window of Candidatus Hydrogenedentota bacterium contains these coding sequences:
- a CDS encoding ATP-binding protein, translated as MALQPWHKVVTPREDLREERPLDASEFAVHLDKVRDNQGPDVYRRPEEFFRRTFLTKNLLSLASESVRRLNGEVTETSAVFNMATQFGGGKTHALTLLYHLATHGSAAGRWPGVRQILEQAGVGGIPECRTAVFVGTEFDAIQGRGGEDGTPLRRTPWGEIAWQLGGHDAFQVVARHDAEGVSPGGDVIQELIPRGQPCLILMDELMNFISRGRRMGMATQLYNFLHNLSETVRGMRNVVLVASIPASLLEMSQEDEDDFKRFKKMLDRVGKPIMMSSESEAAEIIRRRLFEWDDDAVGQNGRVSLNRQATEVCRAYADWVVEHRQQVPGWFPVDQALDEFKSTYPFHPMVLSVFERKWQTLPRFQRTRGVLRMLALWVSRAYQEGYKGGRRETLIGLGTAPLDDPMFRSVIFEQLDEERLEAAITTDICGKADSHAARLDQEAVEAIKKSRLHRKAGTVILFESNGGATNEDATMPEVRLALGEPDLDSGNVDTVLEALVTHCYYLGVQKNKYRFSFTPNLNKMLADRRASIDPRKIEETVRAEVQRVFSANDPSVPGGVERRFFPEKSGDVPNRPTLTLVVSGPDRTMADRAATLRELEAMTRECGASSRTFKSAMVWCVADSAAALENEARKLLAWQEIREDEGGRLDENQFRQLEENLKKSKRDLQEAVWRAYRHIALLGKDNALRVTDMGLVNSSMAGSMTGLVLQQLRKDGEVEQSISPNFLLRNWPPAFTEWSTKSVRDAFFASPMFPKLMNGEQTVRDTIARGVHGGMLGYVGKKGDGQYAPFFFAEELSPLDVEISDDMFVITKETAEAWKRAASARRTDAPVAPAPNQTGGDGLPGRAREVGPQPGGEGRQGELIAPTPPTPTDISAVCWKGQVPPQKWMNFYTKVLSRYAAGKGLRINLDVEIRPEGGLTKHQIGDIRTALRELGLPDDLSQE; from the coding sequence ATGGCACTTCAACCATGGCACAAAGTCGTAACCCCGCGCGAGGACTTGCGCGAGGAGCGCCCGCTGGACGCTTCGGAGTTCGCGGTGCATCTGGACAAGGTCCGGGACAACCAGGGGCCGGACGTGTACCGGAGACCGGAGGAGTTTTTCCGGCGTACCTTCCTGACGAAGAACCTGCTGTCCCTGGCGTCGGAGTCGGTGCGGCGGCTGAACGGGGAGGTCACGGAGACGTCGGCGGTCTTCAACATGGCGACGCAGTTTGGCGGGGGCAAGACGCACGCGCTGACGCTGCTCTACCACCTGGCCACGCACGGGTCTGCGGCGGGGCGCTGGCCGGGGGTCCGGCAGATCCTGGAGCAGGCGGGGGTTGGGGGGATCCCGGAATGCCGGACGGCGGTGTTCGTGGGGACGGAATTTGACGCCATCCAGGGGCGGGGCGGGGAGGACGGCACGCCGCTGCGCAGGACGCCCTGGGGCGAGATTGCCTGGCAGCTGGGGGGCCATGACGCCTTCCAGGTGGTGGCCCGGCACGACGCGGAGGGGGTGTCTCCCGGCGGGGATGTCATCCAGGAACTCATCCCGAGGGGGCAGCCCTGCCTCATCCTGATGGACGAGCTGATGAACTTCATCAGCCGGGGGCGGCGGATGGGCATGGCCACGCAGTTGTACAACTTCCTGCACAACCTCTCGGAGACGGTGCGGGGGATGCGGAACGTGGTCCTGGTGGCGTCCATCCCGGCGTCGCTGCTGGAGATGAGCCAGGAGGACGAGGACGACTTCAAGCGGTTCAAGAAGATGCTCGACCGGGTGGGCAAGCCCATCATGATGTCGTCGGAGTCGGAGGCGGCGGAGATCATCCGGCGGCGGCTCTTTGAGTGGGACGACGACGCGGTCGGACAGAACGGCAGGGTGAGCCTGAACCGGCAGGCGACGGAGGTGTGCCGGGCCTACGCGGACTGGGTGGTGGAGCACCGGCAGCAGGTGCCGGGGTGGTTCCCGGTGGACCAGGCGCTCGACGAATTCAAGTCCACGTACCCGTTTCATCCCATGGTGCTGTCCGTGTTTGAGCGGAAGTGGCAGACCCTGCCCCGGTTCCAGCGGACGCGCGGGGTGCTGCGCATGCTGGCGCTGTGGGTGTCGCGGGCCTACCAGGAGGGGTACAAGGGCGGGCGCCGGGAGACCCTCATCGGGCTGGGCACGGCCCCGCTGGACGACCCGATGTTCCGCTCGGTGATCTTTGAGCAGCTGGACGAGGAGCGCCTGGAGGCGGCCATCACCACGGACATCTGCGGGAAGGCCGACTCGCACGCGGCGCGGCTGGACCAGGAGGCAGTGGAAGCCATCAAGAAGAGCCGCCTGCACCGCAAGGCGGGGACGGTGATCCTGTTTGAGTCGAACGGGGGCGCCACGAACGAGGACGCGACGATGCCGGAGGTGCGCCTGGCCCTGGGCGAGCCCGACCTGGACAGCGGGAACGTGGACACGGTGCTGGAGGCCCTCGTGACGCACTGCTATTACCTGGGGGTCCAGAAGAACAAGTACCGGTTCAGCTTCACGCCGAACCTGAACAAGATGCTGGCGGACCGGCGCGCGAGCATTGACCCGCGCAAGATTGAGGAGACGGTGCGCGCGGAGGTGCAGCGGGTCTTCTCGGCAAACGACCCGTCCGTTCCGGGGGGTGTGGAGCGGCGCTTCTTTCCCGAAAAAAGCGGGGACGTGCCGAACCGCCCCACCCTGACCCTGGTGGTGTCCGGCCCGGACAGGACAATGGCGGACCGGGCCGCGACGCTGCGGGAGCTGGAGGCCATGACGCGGGAGTGCGGGGCCTCGTCCCGGACCTTCAAGAGCGCCATGGTGTGGTGCGTGGCCGACTCGGCGGCGGCGCTGGAGAATGAGGCGCGGAAGCTGCTGGCGTGGCAGGAAATCAGGGAGGACGAGGGGGGGCGCCTGGACGAGAACCAGTTCCGCCAATTGGAGGAGAACCTCAAGAAGTCCAAGCGGGACCTGCAGGAGGCCGTGTGGCGCGCGTACCGGCACATCGCCCTGCTGGGCAAGGACAACGCGCTGCGGGTCACGGACATGGGGCTGGTGAACAGCAGCATGGCGGGAAGCATGACGGGGCTTGTGCTGCAGCAGCTGCGGAAGGACGGCGAGGTCGAGCAGAGCATCAGCCCGAATTTCCTGCTGCGGAACTGGCCGCCCGCGTTCACCGAATGGAGCACGAAATCCGTCCGCGACGCCTTCTTCGCGTCGCCGATGTTCCCCAAGCTGATGAACGGCGAGCAGACGGTCCGGGACACCATCGCGCGGGGGGTCCATGGCGGCATGCTGGGCTATGTCGGGAAGAAGGGCGACGGGCAATACGCGCCGTTTTTCTTCGCCGAAGAGCTCAGTCCCCTGGATGTCGAGATTTCCGACGACATGTTCGTCATCACGAAGGAGACGGCGGAGGCCTGGAAAAGGGCGGCGTCCGCCAGGCGGACCGATGCGCCGGTGGCCCCGGCGCCCAACCAGACGGGGGGGGATGGCCTGCCGGGTCGCGCGCGTGAGGTGGGGCCCCAACCCGGAGGAGAGGGGCGCCAGGGGGAACTGATAGCGCCCACGCCGCCCACGCCCACGGATATCTCCGCCGTATGCTGGAAGGGCCAGGTGCCCCCGCAGAAGTGGATGAACTTCTACACCAAGGTTCTGTCCCGCTACGCCGCCGGGAAGGGGCTGCGGATAAACCTGGACGTTGAAATCCGCCCCGAGGGGGGGCTGACCAAGCATCAGATTGGCGACATTCGGACGGCCCTGCGCGAACTGGGCCTGCCCGATGACCTCTCACAGGAATAG
- a CDS encoding AAA family ATPase, with amino-acid sequence MSRDGAPAPTPNLADEVRAALQRGWRLVPMRGKVPTVKGWTTREFGEDELLAHVENGGNVGIKTGAASGLVVVDLDGAPEQHATLLERLPNGPSVCTGSGGVHLFFRDPGGLKNSAGKYAEHVDIRADSGCVVMAGSVHPKTGRPYEWTVSPDEAPLPELPQWFLDGTKTGNGPPIGGHPPALPPGPGPCAATPSAYYDTALAGEAEAVAHTPEGQRNDRLNLAAYKLGGLGLDVATVESALLPAALQAGLPEKAARDTIARGTQDGNAAPRPSPEPRTGGQALDWSGTHPPGRPAQAAQPAQAPATGAPTGFSHSIEVVSWGQVRDNLPPLDQVVLEGVLRRGQKFCLVGPSKVGKTYCLLALAYAAATGMPWMGRRVERGNTIYINLEVSAPSLFHRVDRVEAAMGRATDPLLHIANLRGTSLHVEEVTTKLLPVVKKLNGDVGMVIVDPVYSLLNGRDENMARDVADMMLHLEHLAEYTGACVVFSHHCPKGAMGTRSPMDRAAGSGVFARSVDAMMMLSETDVPGDFLIDWICRDFPAPPQSAVRWNWPLHEAIPVGTLRARGASGRTSKVRPSDLETTLLELCDETGTDPTKDGTSLRALSERLEVSEKTVRRNAEKNGILRIEGGRAMLSDGGKK; translated from the coding sequence ATGAGTAGGGACGGCGCCCCGGCGCCCACGCCCAACCTGGCCGACGAGGTGCGCGCAGCCCTCCAGCGTGGCTGGCGGCTGGTCCCTATGCGCGGGAAAGTCCCCACCGTCAAGGGATGGACGACCCGCGAATTCGGTGAGGACGAACTTCTGGCCCATGTTGAAAACGGTGGCAATGTCGGCATAAAGACCGGCGCCGCGTCTGGGCTTGTCGTCGTGGACCTCGACGGCGCCCCGGAGCAGCATGCTACCCTGCTGGAGCGTCTCCCCAACGGGCCGTCTGTCTGTACCGGATCCGGAGGCGTCCACCTGTTTTTCCGTGACCCCGGCGGGCTGAAAAACTCTGCTGGCAAGTATGCGGAGCATGTTGACATCCGCGCCGACAGTGGCTGCGTCGTCATGGCAGGGAGCGTTCATCCGAAGACCGGGCGCCCATACGAGTGGACCGTCTCCCCAGATGAGGCGCCGCTGCCCGAACTGCCTCAGTGGTTTCTGGACGGCACGAAGACCGGGAACGGGCCGCCAATTGGGGGTCATCCCCCGGCACTTCCGCCGGGACCGGGTCCATGCGCGGCCACGCCCTCGGCCTATTACGACACCGCGCTGGCCGGGGAGGCGGAGGCGGTGGCCCATACGCCGGAGGGGCAGCGCAATGACCGACTAAACCTCGCCGCCTACAAACTGGGCGGCCTCGGTCTGGATGTTGCGACCGTGGAGTCGGCCCTGCTCCCCGCCGCGTTACAGGCCGGGCTGCCTGAGAAGGCGGCGCGGGATACCATTGCCCGCGGGACGCAAGACGGAAACGCGGCCCCGCGTCCGTCACCTGAACCGCGAACAGGCGGGCAGGCATTGGACTGGTCAGGCACCCACCCCCCTGGGCGACCAGCACAGGCAGCACAACCCGCACAGGCGCCCGCCACCGGCGCACCGACCGGCTTTTCCCACTCCATCGAGGTGGTGAGCTGGGGCCAGGTCCGGGACAATCTCCCGCCGCTTGACCAGGTGGTCCTTGAGGGGGTGCTCCGGCGCGGGCAGAAGTTTTGCCTCGTGGGTCCATCCAAGGTGGGGAAGACTTACTGCCTGCTCGCACTGGCCTACGCCGCCGCGACGGGCATGCCATGGATGGGACGGCGCGTCGAGCGCGGGAACACAATCTACATCAATCTCGAAGTGTCCGCACCATCGTTATTTCACCGCGTCGATCGGGTGGAGGCGGCGATGGGCCGCGCCACCGACCCGCTCCTGCACATTGCGAACCTTCGGGGCACATCCTTGCATGTGGAGGAAGTGACCACGAAACTGCTGCCCGTCGTCAAAAAGCTCAACGGGGACGTGGGCATGGTCATCGTGGACCCGGTCTACTCGCTCCTGAACGGGCGAGACGAGAACATGGCGCGTGACGTGGCGGACATGATGCTGCATCTGGAGCATCTCGCGGAATACACCGGGGCCTGCGTGGTCTTCTCGCACCACTGCCCAAAGGGCGCGATGGGCACCCGTTCCCCGATGGACCGCGCCGCCGGGTCCGGTGTGTTCGCCCGCTCGGTGGACGCGATGATGATGTTGAGTGAAACGGATGTGCCGGGAGACTTTCTGATTGACTGGATATGCCGCGACTTCCCGGCGCCGCCGCAATCCGCAGTGCGGTGGAACTGGCCGCTTCATGAGGCCATCCCTGTGGGGACTCTGCGCGCACGCGGGGCTTCAGGCCGCACCTCCAAGGTGAGGCCCAGTGACTTGGAGACCACCCTGCTTGAGTTATGCGACGAAACCGGCACCGACCCGACGAAGGATGGAACATCACTTAGGGCACTTTCGGAGCGGCTTGAAGTTTCTGAAAAAACCGTCCGACGGAACGCTGAAAAAAACGGGATTCTGCGGATTGAAGGAGGGCGCGCCATGCTCTCTGATGGCGGCAAAAAATGA
- a CDS encoding helix-turn-helix domain-containing protein has protein sequence MNESKQLLTAAEVAETLGVGQRSIFRWRDMGSICPPVKVAGSAALRWRKTDILEWITAGTPDCARTGFRPSTDAAKGGGR, from the coding sequence ATGAACGAGAGCAAACAGTTGTTGACGGCGGCGGAGGTGGCGGAGACGCTGGGCGTGGGCCAGCGTAGCATTTTCCGGTGGCGCGACATGGGGTCCATCTGCCCGCCTGTCAAGGTGGCGGGGTCCGCCGCGCTGCGCTGGCGGAAGACTGACATCTTGGAATGGATCACGGCGGGCACACCAGATTGCGCACGCACGGGCTTTCGACCCTCCACGGACGCGGCGAAGGGGGGTGGGCGATGA
- a CDS encoding SEL1-like repeat protein encodes MWCRAITEEDRVMNKVVVVWMLVSFLLLFSVAGTSEEAADGSTAVNVDELRKQAEAGHPIAQFNLGVYYFNGEGEPKDLKEAVKWWTRAAEQGNVGAQFNLGLCYADGKGVPKDQKEAVKWYTRAAEQGDTVVQVILGNLYENGKGVPKDMKEAVKWWTRAAEQGNVGAQFNLGLCYADGKGVPKDPKEAVKWYTLAAEQGDATAQNNLGGCYENGEGVPKDLKQAVKWYTRAAEQGDYMAQCNLGLCYKDGEGVPKDLIKAYMWLNLAAAEDQIIAKNREIAAKEMTPDQIAEAQRLSAAFVPKKEGAVGSSPTTPGDVAMVMPDTSVPPKGTGTAFTITADGYLVTAAHVVANAVRVEVYGGGQALPATVVARDAVNDVAVLKVEGAYSPVRLVSSGGLKLGTDLFTVGFPDVQVQGAAPKLTKGSLSGLLGPADDPRYFQLSNPIQPGNSGGAVANEKGEVVGVLVGMLDLLKTIERTGQAPQNVNFALKSSYVLPLLETVPGLSEKIAAVKSPVGDAYQAVTDATVMVVVY; translated from the coding sequence ATGTGGTGCCGGGCGATAACAGAGGAGGACCGTGTCATGAACAAGGTGGTTGTCGTTTGGATGCTGGTCTCATTCCTTCTCCTTTTTTCTGTGGCCGGTACATCGGAGGAAGCGGCAGACGGCTCGACTGCGGTGAATGTGGATGAATTGCGGAAGCAGGCTGAGGCGGGTCATCCGATAGCGCAATTTAATCTCGGCGTGTATTACTTCAACGGCGAGGGCGAGCCCAAGGACCTGAAGGAGGCAGTGAAGTGGTGGACACGCGCCGCCGAGCAAGGAAATGTCGGGGCGCAGTTCAATCTCGGCCTTTGCTACGCCGACGGCAAGGGCGTGCCCAAGGACCAAAAAGAGGCCGTCAAGTGGTATACACGCGCAGCTGAGCAGGGGGATACCGTTGTGCAAGTAATCCTTGGCAATCTCTATGAAAACGGCAAGGGCGTGCCCAAGGACATGAAGGAGGCAGTGAAGTGGTGGACACGCGCCGCCGAGCAAGGAAATGTCGGGGCGCAGTTCAATCTCGGCCTTTGCTACGCCGACGGCAAGGGCGTGCCCAAGGACCCGAAGGAGGCGGTCAAGTGGTACACACTCGCAGCTGAGCAGGGGGATGCCACCGCGCAAAACAATCTCGGCGGTTGCTATGAAAACGGCGAGGGTGTGCCCAAGGACTTGAAACAGGCCGTGAAATGGTACACCCGCGCCGCAGAGCAGGGAGATTACATGGCACAATGTAATCTTGGTTTGTGCTACAAGGATGGTGAGGGCGTGCCCAAGGACTTGATCAAGGCCTACATGTGGCTAAATCTTGCGGCAGCTGAAGACCAAATTATTGCAAAGAATCGTGAAATTGCTGCCAAAGAGATGACCCCAGACCAAATCGCCGAGGCGCAGCGTCTTTCGGCGGCGTTTGTGCCGAAGAAGGAGGGAGCGGTGGGTTCTTCCCCTACCACGCCGGGTGATGTGGCCATGGTGATGCCCGACACTTCTGTACCACCCAAGGGGACTGGGACGGCGTTTACCATCACTGCCGACGGCTATCTGGTGACGGCGGCGCATGTGGTGGCTAATGCGGTGCGAGTGGAGGTGTATGGGGGCGGACAGGCCCTGCCAGCCACAGTGGTGGCACGGGATGCAGTGAACGATGTGGCGGTTTTGAAGGTGGAGGGGGCGTATTCTCCAGTGCGCCTGGTGTCGAGTGGTGGGCTGAAACTGGGTACGGACCTGTTTACTGTGGGATTTCCGGATGTTCAGGTGCAGGGCGCGGCCCCCAAGCTGACCAAGGGGTCCCTGAGTGGTCTGCTGGGTCCTGCGGATGACCCACGGTATTTCCAGTTGAGTAACCCCATCCAGCCGGGGAATTCGGGGGGTGCCGTTGCAAATGAGAAGGGCGAAGTGGTCGGGGTGCTGGTGGGGATGCTGGACTTATTGAAGACCATTGAGAGGACCGGCCAGGCGCCCCAGAACGTGAACTTCGCCCTGAAGAGCTCCTACGTGCTGCCCCTGTTGGAGACAGTGCCCGGCCTGTCCGAGAAGATAGCGGCGGTCAAGTCCCCGGTTGGCGACGCCTACCAGGCCGTCACGGACGCCACGGTGATGGTGGTGGTGTATTAG